A stretch of the Janthinobacterium sp. B9-8 genome encodes the following:
- a CDS encoding (2,3-dihydroxybenzoyl)adenylate synthase, with translation MSDFLAHCTPWPEALAAEYRRKGYWRGQTFNALLDERVEQYGERLAVVSGQTRWSYRDLAAEADYLAKGFSALGIGPKDRVVVQLPNCAEFFSVIFALFRIGALPVFALPAHRKLEISYFCQHAEAVAYIIADQHGGFDYRNLASEVKAVSPSLQHVLVLGDAGPFTALHDLAAGPLPAPPKASDVAFFQLSGGSTGTPKLIPRTHDDYIYSLRGSAEICQLSPESVYLCVLPAGHNFALSSPGSLGVFYAGGTVVLSSNSSPDHVFPLIAAEQVSISALVPPLVPIWLDAAASLQADLSSLKVVQVGGARFNSEMAARLVRELGCTLQQVFGMAEGLVNYTRYDDSDALVLHSQGRPISPDDEIRVVDDEDQPLPVGEVGHLLTRGPYTIHGYYRAAEHNARSFTADGFYRTGDLVRQTAEGYLVVEGRAKDQINRGGEKISAEEVEHLLLAHQGVADVAIVAMPDAFLGEKSCAFVIRRDASLRAVELNAYLRKLGIAAYKIPDRIEFIDAFPKTGVGKVSKKILRQIIEQRLLVPS, from the coding sequence ATGAGTGATTTTTTAGCACATTGCACGCCATGGCCCGAAGCTCTGGCGGCGGAGTATCGCCGCAAGGGTTATTGGCGTGGCCAAACCTTTAACGCCTTGCTGGATGAGCGGGTAGAGCAATATGGCGAGCGGCTGGCGGTCGTGAGCGGGCAAACCCGCTGGAGCTACCGTGATCTGGCCGCAGAGGCAGATTACCTTGCCAAAGGGTTTAGTGCGCTGGGCATAGGGCCAAAAGATAGGGTGGTGGTGCAACTGCCTAATTGCGCCGAGTTTTTTTCGGTGATTTTTGCCTTGTTCAGGATTGGCGCTTTGCCGGTCTTTGCCCTGCCAGCACATCGCAAATTAGAAATCAGCTATTTCTGCCAGCATGCCGAAGCGGTGGCTTATATCATTGCTGATCAGCATGGCGGCTTTGATTACCGCAATCTGGCCAGCGAAGTAAAAGCCGTGTCGCCAAGCTTGCAGCATGTTTTGGTGCTGGGTGATGCAGGGCCATTTACGGCTTTGCATGATTTAGCTGCTGGCCCGTTGCCAGCACCGCCTAAGGCTTCGGATGTCGCGTTTTTCCAGCTATCGGGTGGCAGCACGGGCACGCCTAAGCTGATTCCGCGCACCCACGATGACTATATTTACAGCCTACGGGGCAGTGCAGAAATCTGCCAGCTTAGCCCGGAAAGCGTTTATCTCTGCGTATTGCCAGCTGGGCATAATTTTGCACTGAGCTCGCCCGGCTCATTAGGTGTTTTCTACGCGGGTGGCACGGTGGTGCTGAGCAGTAATTCCAGCCCTGATCATGTTTTCCCCCTGATTGCCGCAGAGCAAGTTTCGATCAGCGCCTTGGTACCGCCTTTGGTGCCCATATGGCTGGATGCCGCGGCAAGCTTGCAAGCCGATTTATCCAGCCTGAAAGTAGTGCAGGTCGGTGGTGCTCGTTTTAATAGCGAGATGGCCGCCCGCCTGGTGCGTGAGCTGGGCTGCACCTTGCAGCAGGTGTTTGGCATGGCCGAGGGCCTTGTGAATTACACGCGCTACGACGATAGCGACGCGCTGGTTTTGCACTCGCAAGGCAGGCCGATTTCGCCAGACGATGAAATTCGCGTGGTGGACGATGAAGATCAGCCCTTGCCAGTAGGCGAAGTAGGGCATTTGCTAACGCGTGGCCCTTACACCATTCACGGGTATTACCGCGCTGCCGAGCACAATGCCCGTAGCTTTACAGCCGATGGTTTTTACCGTACCGGCGATTTAGTCAGGCAGACCGCTGAGGGCTATCTGGTGGTGGAAGGCCGGGCAAAAGATCAGATTAACCGTGGCGGTGAAAAAATCTCTGCCGAAGAAGTGGAGCATCTATTGCTGGCTCATCAGGGCGTGGCCGACGTGGCGATTGTGGCCATGCCGGATGCTTTTCTGGGTGAAAAAAGCTGCGCCTTTGTGATTCGTCGTGACGCCAGCTTGCGGGCTGTGGAGCTGAATGCCTATCTGAGAAAACTAGGCATCGCCGCTTACAAAATCCCCGACCGGATCGAGTTTATCGACGCCTTCCCTAAAACCGGCGTGGGCAAAGTCAGCAAAAAAATCTTGCGACAAATAATAGAGCAGCGGCTGCTAGTGCCGTCGTAG
- the dhbC gene encoding isochorismate synthase DhbC yields the protein MNDLFRGELRTQAQYLLSGYQTDSALFFASSRQTLLAQGHYATVPTADSLEALNESVSLALKQAKATGHFDPVVVGAIPFDGQKPACLSIPRSVLRAGPLPQSLAQPKPQAVPCTIQSLPEPQVYADGVALAVSHLQNKDLDKVVLARALDLTAEQAVDIPKLLVTLAQRNAHGYTFAVNLSAAEKEATPRILIGASPELLVRKQGKLVFSNPLAGSAARSPDPKIDRERGEALLQSAKDLHEHAVVVDAVAAGLRPFCRTLNVPERPVLLHTETMWHLSTEISGELIDEATTSLMLASALHPTPAVCGHPKRSARDLISQIEPFDRGFYTGMLGWCDANGDGEWVVTIRCAEVVGKSLRLFAGAGIVADSSPQSELAETSAKFRTMLNAMGLVHAGAV from the coding sequence ATGAACGATCTTTTTCGCGGTGAATTGCGCACGCAGGCTCAATATTTACTCTCGGGCTACCAAACAGATTCAGCCTTATTTTTTGCCAGCTCCCGGCAAACTTTGCTGGCACAAGGCCACTATGCCACCGTGCCCACGGCCGATAGTTTAGAAGCTCTGAATGAATCGGTAAGCCTTGCTTTAAAGCAAGCTAAAGCCACAGGGCATTTTGATCCGGTGGTGGTGGGGGCGATTCCTTTTGATGGGCAAAAGCCAGCTTGCCTCAGTATCCCACGCAGCGTATTACGGGCAGGGCCTTTGCCGCAAAGTCTGGCGCAGCCTAAGCCGCAAGCCGTGCCGTGCACTATTCAATCGCTGCCGGAGCCACAGGTTTATGCCGATGGCGTGGCGCTGGCGGTCAGTCATTTGCAAAATAAGGATCTGGATAAGGTTGTGCTGGCCCGTGCGCTGGATTTAACGGCTGAACAAGCGGTAGATATTCCCAAATTACTGGTGACGCTGGCGCAGCGCAATGCACATGGTTACACCTTTGCTGTGAACCTTTCTGCCGCTGAAAAAGAAGCCACGCCGCGCATCTTGATTGGTGCCAGCCCCGAGCTATTAGTACGCAAGCAGGGCAAGCTGGTGTTTTCTAATCCGCTGGCAGGCTCTGCCGCCCGCAGCCCCGATCCTAAAATTGATCGAGAGCGTGGCGAGGCGCTGCTTCAGTCAGCTAAAGATTTGCACGAGCACGCGGTGGTGGTGGATGCGGTTGCGGCCGGTTTGCGGCCATTTTGCCGCACACTGAATGTGCCGGAGCGGCCTGTGCTGCTACATACCGAAACGATGTGGCACTTATCCACCGAAATCAGCGGCGAGCTGATTGATGAAGCCACTACTTCGCTGATGCTGGCTTCTGCCCTGCACCCTACACCGGCAGTGTGCGGCCATCCTAAGCGCAGCGCCCGAGATCTGATCTCGCAGATCGAGCCATTTGATCGCGGCTTTTACACCGGCATGCTGGGCTGGTGCGATGCCAACGGTGATGGCGAGTGGGTTGTGACGATCCGCTGCGCTGAAGTGGTGGGTAAATCTTTGCGCCTGTTTGCCGGAGCCGGCATCGTGGCTGACTCGTCGCCGCAAAGCGAGCTGGCAGAAACGTCGGCTAAATTCCGTACCATGCTGAATGCTATGGGCCTTGTGCATGCCGGGGCGGTGTGA
- a CDS encoding isochorismatase family protein — protein MAIPKISTYPMPTEFPANRVSWQPDAKRAVLLIHDMQDYFVDFYDKSAAPIPELISNTRRILDLAAKLSIPVVYTAQTPDQTLEERGLLQDMWGAGLVAQPARKGILAELAPQPQDTVLPKWRYSAFQRSNLLETMRSQGRDQLIICGVYAHIGCMMTACDAFMNDIQAFFVGDALADFSAKEHQMALDYVAQRCGYTTSTAALIQQLQGGSLPASIDELRKIIATSLQIPASDLHDDDNLIDWGLDSIRVMSLQESWRRAGVELSFTQLAEQATLAAWWALLAKP, from the coding sequence ATGGCTATCCCAAAAATCAGTACTTACCCAATGCCTACCGAGTTTCCTGCAAACCGTGTGAGCTGGCAGCCAGATGCAAAACGCGCTGTGCTGCTGATCCACGATATGCAGGATTACTTTGTTGATTTTTACGATAAATCTGCCGCGCCTATTCCTGAATTAATCAGCAATACAAGACGCATTCTGGATCTGGCAGCAAAGCTAAGTATTCCCGTGGTGTATACCGCGCAAACGCCGGATCAGACCTTGGAAGAGCGCGGACTATTGCAAGATATGTGGGGAGCGGGCCTCGTGGCCCAGCCCGCACGCAAAGGCATTCTGGCTGAGCTTGCTCCGCAGCCACAAGATACCGTGCTGCCTAAATGGCGCTATAGCGCGTTTCAGCGCTCTAATTTGCTGGAAACCATGCGCAGCCAGGGACGCGATCAGCTGATTATTTGCGGTGTTTACGCGCATATCGGCTGCATGATGACCGCTTGCGATGCTTTTATGAACGATATCCAAGCCTTCTTTGTGGGCGATGCGCTGGCTGATTTCTCTGCCAAAGAGCATCAAATGGCGCTGGATTACGTGGCTCAGCGCTGTGGCTACACCACCTCCACCGCTGCTTTAATCCAGCAATTACAAGGCGGCAGCCTGCCTGCCTCGATTGACGAGCTGCGCAAAATCATCGCCACCAGCTTGCAAATCCCCGCATCTGATTTGCACGATGATGACAATCTGATCGATTGGGGGCTGGATTCGATTCGGGTAATGAGTTTGCAAGAGAGCTGGAGAAGGGCGGGTGTAGAGCTAAGCTTCACCCAGCTTGCCGAGCAAGCTACGCTGGCGGCATGGTGGGCTTTGTTAGCGAAGCCTTAA
- a CDS encoding ABC transporter ATP-binding protein codes for MMEVRDLYKTFNPGTPIENLVLRGLSLTIESGQFITVIGSNGAGKSTFLNAISGDLQMDSGSIHIDGQDVTRQSAWQRAGMVARVFQDPMAGTCEGLSIEENMALAWQRGKKRGFGRAVKNEQRAIFREKLATLELGLENRLGDRMDLLSGGQRQAVSLLMASLQPSRLLLLDEHTAALDPKTAAFVLQLTNRIVKENNLTALMVTHSMRQALDHGHRTIMLHQGQVVLDVAGDERHTMEVGDLLAMFEKTRGEKIDDDALLLG; via the coding sequence ATGATGGAAGTCCGTGATTTATACAAAACCTTTAACCCCGGTACACCGATTGAGAATCTGGTTTTACGTGGGCTATCGCTCACCATTGAATCCGGCCAGTTTATTACCGTGATCGGCAGTAATGGCGCAGGTAAATCGACTTTTCTGAATGCGATTTCCGGCGATTTGCAAATGGATAGCGGCAGCATTCATATCGATGGGCAAGATGTCACAAGGCAGTCGGCATGGCAGCGTGCTGGCATGGTGGCGCGGGTGTTTCAAGACCCGATGGCAGGCACATGCGAAGGGCTGAGCATTGAAGAAAACATGGCCTTGGCTTGGCAGCGCGGCAAAAAGCGTGGCTTTGGCCGAGCGGTCAAAAACGAGCAGAGGGCGATTTTCCGTGAAAAGCTGGCTACCTTAGAGTTGGGCTTGGAAAACAGGCTGGGGGATAGGATGGATTTGCTCTCCGGCGGGCAAAGGCAGGCGGTGAGCCTGTTAATGGCATCCTTACAGCCATCGCGTTTGTTGCTGCTGGATGAGCACACCGCTGCGCTTGATCCTAAAACGGCGGCTTTTGTGTTGCAGCTGACAAACCGCATCGTAAAAGAAAACAACTTAACTGCATTAATGGTGACGCACTCCATGCGCCAAGCGCTTGATCACGGCCATCGCACGATTATGTTGCATCAGGGGCAGGTGGTGCTGGATGTGGCAGGAGACGAGCGCCACACGATGGAAGTAGGTGATTTACTGGCGATGTTTGAAAAAACTCGCGGAGAGAAAATCGACGATGATGCCTTGCTTTTAGGCTGA